One window of the Novosphingobium aureum genome contains the following:
- a CDS encoding acetyl-CoA C-acetyltransferase: MAEAYIIDAVRTPRAIGKTGKGAYSGMHPQHLAKAVLVALRDRNKLDTASVDDVIWGTSAQMGLQGGDLGRMAALDAGYDVKVSGVTLDRFCGSGLTATSLAAGQVMAGLEDCVIAGGTEMMSHVVDYGTMLREKKAHIAGGLGTNNPTLDALHPQTNQGVAADAIAAMEGITRSELEAFGAESQRRAATAIAEGRFAGSTVAVHDAKGNLVLDHEEYPRPETTAESLAGLKPAFAMFYDFPASKDGTTFAGQVKRRYPDLEFEPVHHVGTSSGVVDGAAALLITSKDYADAHGLKPRARIVTAVNVGDDPTLMLNGPVPAAKKALARAGLDKDQIDVWEVNEAFAVVVEKFIRDLDLPREKVNPNGGAIALGHPIGATGAVLVGTALDELERTGGRYALITMCAAGGMAPAIIIERV; this comes from the coding sequence ATGGCCGAAGCCTACATCATCGACGCGGTGCGCACCCCGCGCGCCATCGGCAAGACCGGCAAGGGCGCCTATTCGGGCATGCACCCGCAGCATCTCGCCAAGGCGGTGCTCGTCGCGCTGCGCGACCGCAACAAGCTCGATACCGCCAGCGTCGACGACGTCATCTGGGGCACCAGCGCGCAGATGGGCCTGCAGGGCGGCGACCTTGGACGCATGGCCGCGCTCGATGCCGGCTACGACGTCAAGGTCAGCGGCGTCACGCTCGACCGTTTTTGCGGATCGGGGCTCACCGCGACCAGCCTTGCCGCCGGACAGGTCATGGCAGGCCTCGAAGACTGCGTGATCGCGGGCGGCACCGAAATGATGAGCCACGTGGTCGACTACGGCACCATGCTGCGCGAGAAGAAGGCGCACATCGCCGGGGGGCTGGGCACCAACAACCCCACGCTCGACGCGCTCCATCCCCAGACCAACCAGGGCGTCGCCGCCGACGCCATCGCCGCGATGGAAGGGATCACCCGCAGCGAGCTCGAGGCCTTCGGCGCCGAGAGCCAGCGCCGCGCCGCAACCGCGATCGCCGAAGGCCGCTTTGCCGGCTCGACCGTGGCGGTGCACGATGCGAAGGGCAATCTCGTGCTCGACCACGAGGAATACCCGAGGCCTGAAACCACCGCGGAAAGCCTCGCCGGTCTCAAGCCCGCCTTTGCCATGTTCTACGACTTTCCCGCCAGCAAGGACGGCACCACCTTCGCCGGGCAGGTCAAGCGCCGCTATCCCGACCTCGAATTCGAGCCGGTGCACCATGTCGGCACCTCCTCGGGCGTGGTCGATGGCGCCGCCGCACTGCTCATCACCTCGAAGGACTATGCCGATGCGCATGGCCTCAAGCCGCGCGCGCGCATCGTCACTGCGGTCAATGTCGGCGACGATCCCACGCTCATGCTCAATGGTCCGGTCCCCGCCGCGAAGAAGGCACTCGCGCGCGCCGGGCTCGACAAGGACCAGATCGACGTATGGGAAGTGAACGAGGCCTTCGCGGTGGTGGTCGAGAAATTCATCCGCGATCTCGATCTGCCACGCGAGAAGGTCAATCCCAACGGCGGCGCGATCGCGCTCGGTCATCCCATCGGGGCGACCGGCGCAGTGCTCGTGGGCACCGCACTCGACGAACTGGAGCGCACCGGCGGACGCTATGCGCTGATCACGATGTGCGCGGCAGGCGGCATGGCGCCCGCGATCATCATCGAACGGGTGTGA
- a CDS encoding MarR family winged helix-turn-helix transcriptional regulator, with the protein MPETLKRDVALKMTIVTRQMRKHFDEAIAELGVTRSQWTVIAVVSSRPGATQRVIAEALEISSVSAGRLVDRLIAEGMVERKPKADDGRAHAIHLTDKGQQLTGKLSDVATVSEAAAFAGLSDADLSVMNTILDTISSNLCDHGIPLR; encoded by the coding sequence ATGCCCGAGACGCTCAAGCGCGACGTGGCGCTCAAGATGACCATTGTCACGCGCCAGATGCGCAAGCACTTCGACGAGGCCATTGCCGAACTGGGCGTGACCCGCTCGCAATGGACCGTGATCGCGGTGGTCTCCTCGCGTCCCGGTGCAACCCAGCGGGTCATTGCCGAAGCGCTCGAGATTTCGAGTGTCTCGGCAGGGCGACTGGTCGACCGGCTGATTGCCGAGGGCATGGTCGAGCGCAAGCCCAAGGCCGACGACGGGCGCGCCCACGCCATCCACCTCACCGACAAGGGCCAGCAGCTTACCGGCAAGCTCTCCGACGTCGCCACGGTCAGCGAAGCGGCCGCCTTCGCGGGTCTGAGCGACGCGGACCTCTCGGTGATGAACACGATCCTCGACACGATCTCCTCCAACCTGTGCGATCACGGGATACCGCTCAGGTAA